Proteins encoded by one window of Chryseobacterium aquaeductus:
- a CDS encoding RtcB family protein, translating into MGNLKLKDILKLGYPNNQSINIALEVMKRNFATKNIHFVKSLLKEIQQNPENFEKDLTFGQIAEALLSSKKTEKRMLNTNRATFQIFGNNISDEAKNQLYTALKLPIETQGALMPDAHSGYVLPIGGVLAVENAVIPYGVGMDIGCRMSLSILDTPISYLDGARDKYEKALAEHTKFGMYETHKSHVEHEIFNRDTFDLIPILRILKGKAIKQMGSSGGGNHFVEFGEVEITEEDKQINLPKGKYLGILSHSGSRGLGAEIAQYYSRVATEQCPLPKEAQNFAWLDLNTHLGLEYWTAMNLAGDYASACHDDIHRRLVKAVGGRVKARIENHHNFAWKEIHNGKEVVVHRKGATPANENELGMIPASMTAKGFIVRGKGNPDSLNSASHGAGRAFSRGECRNRFTQNDIKKELKLKNGQNNTNHLGKRNFRMPVGSCQSSESFP; encoded by the coding sequence ATGGGAAATTTAAAACTAAAAGATATATTAAAATTAGGCTATCCAAACAATCAGAGCATAAACATCGCTTTGGAGGTGATGAAAAGAAATTTTGCAACCAAAAATATTCATTTTGTGAAATCTCTTCTAAAGGAAATTCAGCAAAATCCGGAGAACTTCGAGAAAGATTTAACCTTCGGACAAATTGCGGAAGCTTTGCTTTCATCAAAGAAAACTGAGAAAAGAATGCTCAACACCAACAGAGCGACTTTCCAGATTTTCGGAAATAATATTTCAGATGAAGCAAAAAACCAATTGTACACCGCACTAAAACTGCCAATTGAAACACAAGGCGCTTTGATGCCAGATGCACATAGCGGTTACGTACTTCCAATTGGTGGTGTTCTTGCTGTAGAAAATGCTGTAATTCCTTATGGAGTCGGGATGGATATCGGTTGCAGAATGTCGCTCAGTATTTTGGATACGCCAATTTCATATCTCGATGGAGCAAGAGATAAATACGAAAAAGCGCTTGCTGAACACACGAAATTCGGGATGTACGAAACGCATAAATCTCACGTCGAGCACGAAATTTTCAACAGAGATACGTTCGATTTAATTCCGATTTTGAGAATATTAAAAGGAAAAGCCATCAAGCAAATGGGAAGTTCTGGTGGCGGAAATCACTTTGTGGAATTCGGGGAAGTTGAAATTACGGAAGAGGACAAACAAATCAATCTTCCGAAAGGGAAATACCTCGGAATCCTTTCTCACAGTGGTTCTCGTGGATTGGGAGCAGAAATAGCTCAGTATTATTCGAGAGTCGCGACAGAACAATGTCCGTTGCCAAAAGAAGCGCAAAACTTCGCTTGGCTTGATTTAAACACGCATCTCGGTTTAGAATATTGGACGGCGATGAATCTCGCAGGAGATTACGCTTCAGCTTGTCACGACGACATTCACAGAAGATTGGTAAAAGCAGTCGGCGGAAGAGTGAAAGCCAGAATCGAAAACCATCACAATTTTGCGTGGAAAGAAATTCACAACGGAAAAGAAGTGGTAGTTCACAGAAAAGGTGCTACTCCTGCCAACGAAAACGAATTGGGAATGATTCCAGCTTCTATGACCGCAAAAGGTTTCATCGTCCGTGGAAAAGGAAATCCGGATTCGCTGAACTCGGCTTCACACGGAGCTGGGCGAGCTTTTTCGAGAGGCGAATGCAGAAACCGCTTCACCCAAAATGACATCAAGAAAGAATTAAAACTTAAAAATGGACAAAATAATACAAATCACCTTGGGAAGAGGAACTTTAGAATGCCAGTGGGTAGTTGCCAAAGTTCTGAAAGTTTTCCTTGA
- a CDS encoding M48 family metallopeptidase encodes MKITHLLGIGATALAVAACTTNPITGRSSLQIANNSEIEAMALQQYKQTLTESKVVTGSQAQSVKNVGNRIKNAAEKYYASIGRGADLANYKWEFNLLQDSQINAWCMPGGKVAVYSGILPITKDDTGLAVVMGHEVSHALAGHGNERISQAMVAQGLGTASGLAIKNDRAAAIFQTVYPIGSQVALLKYGRNQESEADKMGLYLMSMAGYDPRQAIPFWNRMEASSSGARQPEFLSTHPSPGTRVSGIEKDLPQALAYYKAAGGKI; translated from the coding sequence ATGAAAATTACACATCTATTAGGAATAGGAGCAACCGCATTAGCTGTTGCAGCTTGTACAACAAATCCAATTACCGGACGATCTTCTCTACAGATTGCAAATAATTCTGAAATCGAAGCGATGGCTTTGCAACAATACAAACAAACTTTAACCGAATCTAAAGTGGTTACTGGTTCGCAGGCTCAGAGTGTGAAAAATGTAGGTAACAGAATAAAAAATGCAGCAGAAAAATATTATGCAAGCATAGGAAGAGGTGCTGATTTGGCAAATTATAAGTGGGAATTTAATCTTTTACAGGATAGCCAGATTAATGCATGGTGTATGCCTGGTGGTAAGGTTGCCGTTTATTCGGGTATTCTTCCAATTACAAAAGATGACACAGGATTGGCTGTTGTAATGGGACATGAGGTGTCTCACGCTTTAGCAGGGCATGGTAACGAAAGAATTTCTCAGGCAATGGTTGCGCAAGGTTTAGGCACAGCTTCAGGTCTAGCTATTAAAAACGACAGGGCAGCAGCTATTTTTCAAACTGTTTACCCAATCGGTTCGCAGGTTGCTTTGCTTAAGTATGGAAGAAATCAGGAATCTGAAGCAGATAAAATGGGATTGTACTTGATGTCGATGGCAGGTTATGATCCTAGACAAGCTATCCCTTTCTGGAACAGAATGGAAGCTTCATCGTCAGGAGCAAGACAGCCGGAATTTTTATCTACGCACCCAAGTCCGGGAACCAGAGTTTCGGGAATTGAAAAAGATTTGCCACAAGCTTTAGCATATTATAAAGCAGCAGGAGGAAAAATTTAA
- a CDS encoding DUF4251 domain-containing protein, producing MQKYLKILSVFLLALAFQNCSAQKTDPQIVNNLISTDEFTFHAEKANPMNFDVINVVNSLPNAQQLRTFQISGENYGIEIKKGEMEVTLPYFGRAFNASYGGSDTSYRFTSKDFTLNKSQSKKGNWVYKIKPNDVKNVTDINIEIYKNGRALTSIRSNDRQPISYDGYISKNEEIKEKKIE from the coding sequence ATGCAAAAATATCTTAAAATATTATCAGTCTTTCTCCTGGCATTGGCTTTTCAAAATTGCTCGGCTCAGAAGACAGATCCACAGATCGTAAACAATTTAATATCAACTGACGAGTTTACTTTTCATGCAGAGAAAGCAAATCCTATGAATTTTGATGTTATCAATGTGGTAAATTCTCTTCCGAATGCCCAGCAGCTTCGTACCTTTCAGATTTCTGGTGAAAACTATGGAATCGAAATTAAAAAGGGAGAAATGGAGGTAACGTTGCCTTATTTCGGCAGAGCGTTTAATGCATCTTATGGTGGCTCAGATACAAGCTATAGATTTACTTCGAAAGATTTTACCTTAAATAAATCTCAAAGCAAAAAAGGAAACTGGGTATATAAAATCAAGCCCAACGACGTAAAAAATGTTACAGACATTAATATCGAAATATATAAAAATGGAAGAGCATTAACATCAATAAGAAGCAACGACAGACAACCGATTTCTTATGATGGATACATTTCTAAAAATGAAGAAATAAAAGAGAAAAAGATCGAGTAA
- a CDS encoding c-type cytochrome gives MRNIGFTGIFAAVLLASCTPKSAPAIEAPKSATSTAEQIAQGKTIFENSCNKCHKLYDPTQFTSVQWVGIMNAMAPKAKLTDEQHQWVYDYVVSVKK, from the coding sequence ATGAGAAATATAGGGTTCACCGGAATTTTTGCTGCTGTTTTATTGGCTTCTTGTACTCCAAAATCTGCTCCTGCAATAGAAGCTCCGAAATCTGCAACCAGCACTGCCGAACAAATTGCACAGGGAAAAACGATATTTGAAAACTCATGCAACAAATGTCACAAACTCTACGATCCCACTCAATTTACTTCTGTACAATGGGTAGGAATTATGAATGCAATGGCTCCAAAAGCAAAATTGACTGACGAGCAACATCAGTGGGTTTACGACTATGTAGTTTCTGTGAAAAAGTAA
- the meaB gene encoding methylmalonyl Co-A mutase-associated GTPase MeaB, with protein MKFSTQDLIEGIQSGNKRLIAKAITLVESKNSEHRHQAEDLLKKIMPLTGKSIRVGITGVPGAGKSTFIENFGRLAIANGKKVAVLAIDPSSAINKGSILGDKTRMEELAKEENAFIRPSPSSGFLGGVANTTFETMLICEAAGYDYILIETVGVGQSEVLVSDITDVFLFLKIIGGGDELQGIKRGIMEMVDVIFINKVDDSNLQKAKNTRLELKRALDFLTSKEKDWKVPVLLGSALRNEGLDDVLHKIIEFIDLKKKTGRFDLVRAEQSEKRFEYWVQEYILNMMKRNESLEEAYIHHKKNASALVSNPSTEAKLFVEKFLKKE; from the coding sequence ATGAAATTTTCTACTCAAGATTTAATAGAAGGAATACAATCGGGCAACAAACGCCTGATTGCAAAAGCCATTACATTAGTCGAGAGTAAAAATTCTGAACATCGTCATCAGGCGGAAGATTTACTCAAAAAAATAATGCCTTTGACGGGAAAATCAATTCGTGTAGGAATTACAGGAGTTCCGGGAGCAGGAAAATCTACATTCATCGAGAATTTTGGAAGATTGGCAATAGCCAATGGGAAAAAAGTAGCCGTTCTTGCCATCGATCCTAGTTCTGCCATCAATAAAGGAAGTATTTTGGGAGATAAAACCCGTATGGAAGAATTGGCAAAAGAAGAAAATGCTTTCATCAGACCTTCCCCAAGTTCAGGGTTTTTAGGCGGAGTTGCCAATACAACTTTTGAAACCATGTTGATTTGCGAAGCTGCAGGTTATGATTATATTTTGATTGAAACCGTTGGAGTAGGGCAATCAGAAGTTTTGGTGTCAGATATTACCGATGTTTTTTTATTTCTAAAAATTATTGGTGGCGGCGATGAACTTCAAGGCATAAAACGCGGTATTATGGAAATGGTAGATGTTATTTTCATTAATAAAGTTGATGACAGTAATCTGCAAAAAGCTAAAAATACCAGATTGGAATTAAAACGTGCTTTAGATTTTCTTACATCAAAAGAAAAAGATTGGAAAGTGCCCGTTTTACTGGGTTCTGCCCTCCGTAATGAAGGTTTGGACGATGTTCTTCACAAAATTATTGAGTTTATAGATTTAAAAAAGAAAACTGGACGATTTGATCTGGTGCGAGCCGAACAGTCAGAAAAACGCTTCGAATATTGGGTTCAGGAATATATTTTAAATATGATGAAGCGAAATGAATCTTTGGAAGAAGCTTATATCCATCACAAAAAAAATGCTTCAGCATTGGTTTCAAACCCAAGTACCGAAGCAAAATTATTTGTTGAAAAGTTTCTAAAGAAAGAATGA
- a CDS encoding enolase-like domain-containing protein, with product MELRFKLKNLLLKETFSIAYGNYNHRDALLVELSHQSEKGYGECVAIDYYQINLQSFVLKVKEIQDQIETQKIIHPKEFFQFLLSLNLQPFLLSALDCAYWDLFGKLENKSFIK from the coding sequence ATGGAATTACGATTCAAACTTAAAAATCTACTCTTAAAAGAAACATTCTCCATCGCGTATGGAAACTACAATCACCGTGACGCCTTGCTTGTAGAATTATCTCATCAAAGCGAAAAAGGTTATGGCGAGTGTGTTGCGATTGATTATTATCAGATTAATCTTCAAAGTTTTGTTTTAAAAGTAAAAGAAATTCAGGATCAGATTGAAACTCAAAAAATCATTCATCCAAAAGAATTTTTTCAATTTTTATTGAGTTTAAATCTGCAACCTTTCTTGCTTTCAGCACTAGATTGTGCGTATTGGGATCTTTTCGGAAAGTTGGAGAACAAAAGTTTTATTAAATAA
- the scpA gene encoding methylmalonyl-CoA mutase: MRREIQNKNPQFTISEKHLEVYQFEKDGLELKSKYTSGDIKDQSISNSSPGIAPFLRGPYSTMYVQKPWTVRQYAGFSTAEESNAFYRRNLAAGQKGLSVAFDLATHRGYDSDHARVVGDVGKAGVAIDSIEDIKILFNEIPLDQISVSMTMNGAVLPVLAFYIVAAEEQGVSQDKLSGTIQNDILKEFMVRNTYIYPPTPSMKIIADIFEYTSKNIPKFNSISISGYHMQEAGATPVLEMAYTLADGLEYVRTGIKAGMNVDDFAPRLSFFWAIGMNHFMEIAKMRAARYIWATLLKQFNPQNPKSLALRTHSQTSGWSLTEQEPFNNITRTAIEALSSALGGTQSLHTNALDEAIALPTDYSAKIARNTQIILQQESGICDVVDPMGGSNLVEALTQQMIEEAMKFIDEVEKEGGMTKAIEAGIPKMRIEEASAIKQAKIDSGEEFIIGVNSFRSSLKQMELEILDIDNSEVRRKQIERLESIKSNRNSEAVEEILNQIRESAKTGNGNLLALCIEAARRRVTLGEMSDAMEETFGRYKANIRTIQGVYAMNAGKNEYFGKALELTQKFEEKEGRRPRIMVAKMGQDGHDRGAKVVATAFADMGFDVDVAPLFQTPEEVAKQAIENDIHILGVSSLAAGHKTLVPQVVEELKKLGADDITIVVGGVIPQQDYEYLYANGADFIFGPGTNLPKCAVDILNRFLN, encoded by the coding sequence ATGAGAAGGGAAATTCAGAATAAAAATCCCCAATTTACAATATCCGAAAAGCATCTTGAAGTATATCAGTTCGAGAAAGACGGACTTGAATTAAAATCAAAATATACTTCTGGAGATATTAAAGATCAATCTATTAGCAATTCTTCTCCGGGAATTGCACCTTTTTTAAGAGGTCCTTATTCCACGATGTATGTTCAAAAACCTTGGACAGTTCGTCAATATGCAGGTTTTTCAACCGCTGAAGAGTCAAATGCGTTTTACAGAAGAAATTTAGCGGCCGGACAGAAAGGACTTTCTGTAGCATTCGATTTGGCGACGCATAGAGGTTATGATTCTGATCACGCAAGAGTTGTTGGTGACGTAGGAAAAGCCGGTGTCGCAATTGATTCAATTGAGGATATTAAGATTTTATTCAATGAGATTCCTTTAGATCAGATTTCTGTTTCTATGACAATGAATGGTGCCGTTTTGCCCGTCCTTGCTTTTTACATTGTAGCGGCAGAAGAACAGGGCGTTTCTCAGGATAAGCTTTCAGGGACGATTCAGAATGATATTTTGAAAGAGTTTATGGTACGTAATACTTACATTTATCCGCCAACACCTTCCATGAAAATCATTGCAGATATTTTTGAATACACTTCTAAAAATATTCCGAAATTCAACTCAATTTCTATTTCTGGGTATCACATGCAGGAAGCGGGAGCAACTCCGGTTTTGGAAATGGCTTATACATTAGCCGATGGTTTAGAATATGTAAGAACAGGGATAAAAGCGGGAATGAATGTCGACGATTTCGCTCCAAGATTATCATTTTTTTGGGCAATCGGGATGAATCATTTTATGGAAATTGCCAAAATGCGTGCCGCAAGATATATTTGGGCTACACTTTTAAAGCAATTTAATCCTCAAAATCCTAAATCTTTAGCTTTAAGAACACACTCTCAAACTTCAGGATGGTCTTTAACGGAGCAAGAACCTTTTAATAATATCACAAGAACAGCAATCGAAGCATTATCTTCAGCTCTCGGCGGAACGCAGTCTTTACATACCAATGCTTTGGATGAGGCAATTGCACTTCCTACTGACTACTCGGCAAAAATTGCAAGAAACACTCAGATTATTCTTCAGCAGGAAAGCGGAATTTGCGATGTTGTAGACCCAATGGGTGGGAGCAATTTAGTCGAAGCTCTGACTCAGCAAATGATTGAAGAAGCGATGAAATTCATCGATGAGGTTGAAAAAGAAGGCGGAATGACGAAAGCTATTGAAGCCGGAATTCCAAAAATGAGAATTGAAGAAGCTTCAGCTATAAAGCAGGCCAAAATCGATAGCGGCGAAGAATTTATCATTGGTGTCAATTCTTTCAGATCAAGTTTAAAACAGATGGAATTGGAGATTTTAGATATTGATAACTCCGAGGTTCGCAGAAAACAAATCGAAAGATTAGAATCAATTAAATCAAATAGAAATTCTGAAGCCGTTGAAGAAATTTTAAATCAAATCCGAGAATCTGCGAAGACAGGAAACGGCAATCTCTTGGCGTTATGCATCGAGGCAGCTCGCAGAAGAGTTACTTTAGGCGAAATGAGCGATGCGATGGAAGAAACCTTCGGACGTTACAAAGCTAATATCAGAACTATACAGGGAGTTTACGCTATGAATGCAGGTAAAAACGAATACTTTGGAAAAGCACTAGAGCTGACCCAAAAATTTGAAGAAAAGGAAGGACGTCGCCCAAGAATTATGGTGGCAAAAATGGGACAAGATGGTCACGATCGAGGCGCAAAAGTAGTAGCAACAGCATTTGCTGATATGGGATTTGACGTGGATGTAGCTCCGTTGTTTCAGACTCCTGAAGAGGTGGCAAAGCAGGCAATAGAAAATGATATTCACATTTTAGGAGTGTCTTCTCTTGCTGCTGGTCACAAAACTTTGGTTCCGCAAGTTGTGGAAGAATTGAAAAAGCTTGGTGCAGATGATATTACAATTGTAGTTGGTGGAGTAATTCCTCAACAGGATTATGAATATTTGTACGCCAATGGTGCAGATTTTATTTTCGGTCCGGGAACGAATCTTCCAAAATGCGCGGTGGATATTTTGAACAGGTTTTTAAATTAA
- a CDS encoding enolase C-terminal domain-like protein, with the protein MRIGIFSESWRTKVLLNKLPSENLVESSITISVAKIEDQIKKIKNSNWDKFKVKCKGLNKNNVEKLLELNKNIALDSNASFTDEDCIWLQENPEIQKFTYLEQPRPVDHFQILRKNNFANWMADEDCQNSDSLTELLLYYKSINIKLMKCCGLTPALEMIKKAKELNYKIMIGCMTESTVGISAACLLTGLVDYADLDGATLISNDYADGSFVENGKIFLSEKPGLGIKLK; encoded by the coding sequence GTGCGTATTGGGATCTTTTCGGAAAGTTGGAGAACAAAAGTTTTATTAAATAAACTTCCTTCTGAAAATTTAGTCGAAAGTTCGATTACGATTTCTGTTGCCAAAATTGAAGATCAAATTAAAAAAATCAAAAATAGTAATTGGGACAAATTCAAAGTAAAATGCAAAGGTTTAAATAAAAACAATGTTGAAAAACTTTTAGAATTAAATAAAAATATTGCCCTAGATTCGAATGCCAGTTTTACAGATGAAGATTGTATTTGGCTTCAGGAAAATCCTGAAATTCAAAAATTTACATACTTGGAACAACCAAGACCAGTTGATCACTTTCAAATTTTACGGAAAAATAATTTTGCCAATTGGATGGCGGACGAAGATTGTCAGAATTCAGATTCTTTGACAGAATTACTTCTATATTATAAAAGCATCAATATCAAATTAATGAAATGTTGCGGATTAACTCCCGCTTTAGAAATGATTAAAAAAGCAAAAGAACTCAATTATAAAATCATGATTGGGTGCATGACAGAATCCACAGTCGGAATTTCTGCAGCTTGTCTTTTAACTGGGCTTGTTGACTACGCCGACTTGGATGGTGCAACACTTATCTCCAATGATTATGCTGACGGAAGTTTTGTTGAAAACGGTAAAATATTTTTATCTGAAAAACCAGGTTTGGGGATAAAACTGAAATAA
- a CDS encoding fasciclin domain-containing protein has protein sequence MVKFLKPLFFAGISVCTLSSCVDDSTSIAAPENIYEFVSADSDLSNLKAAIDRAGLSATLSQSGSYTVFAPSNAAFNTFLQANGFSNLNTVPVDALKEILLNHVLGTEVKAANVTTGYVSTLAKGAASTTRNLSMFINTSGGVKINGISNVVATDIDANNGVIHKVDAVIGLPTIVTHATANPNFSTLVSALTRNDMPNFVGILSGTANSPFTVFAPTNNAFSSLLTEISAPNLAAIPTATLENVLKYHVVTGANVGSNNLTNNMNVTTFQGGTFKITTTGGAKITDANSRMSNIIATDVQCSNGIIHAIDKVLLP, from the coding sequence ATGGTCAAATTTTTAAAACCTTTATTTTTTGCAGGAATATCTGTATGCACTTTATCATCTTGTGTTGATGATAGTACAAGTATTGCTGCGCCAGAAAACATCTATGAATTTGTGTCGGCAGATTCAGATCTTTCTAATTTGAAAGCCGCAATAGACAGAGCTGGTCTTTCGGCAACTTTAAGCCAAAGTGGTAGCTATACCGTTTTTGCACCATCCAATGCAGCTTTTAATACTTTTTTGCAGGCGAACGGATTCAGCAATTTAAATACTGTTCCTGTGGATGCTTTAAAAGAAATCCTATTAAATCATGTGTTGGGCACAGAAGTTAAAGCTGCAAATGTGACAACAGGATATGTGTCAACACTTGCTAAAGGAGCAGCATCTACGACGAGAAACCTGAGTATGTTTATTAACACATCTGGAGGTGTCAAGATCAACGGTATTTCTAATGTTGTAGCAACCGATATTGATGCTAATAACGGGGTAATTCATAAAGTTGATGCGGTAATAGGTTTACCAACAATAGTTACCCATGCAACAGCAAATCCAAACTTTAGTACTTTGGTTTCTGCTCTTACCCGTAACGATATGCCTAACTTTGTAGGAATTTTGAGTGGCACTGCAAATTCACCTTTTACGGTTTTTGCTCCCACAAACAATGCTTTTTCCTCTCTTTTAACAGAAATCAGTGCTCCAAATTTAGCGGCAATTCCAACTGCAACGCTTGAGAATGTATTAAAATATCATGTTGTAACGGGAGCCAATGTAGGATCGAATAATCTTACGAACAATATGAATGTTACTACTTTTCAGGGAGGTACATTTAAGATTACGACTACAGGAGGAGCTAAGATTACGGATGCCAATTCTAGAATGTCTAATATTATTGCAACGGATGTACAGTGTTCCAACGGTATTATTCATGCAATAGATAAAGTTTTGTTACCGTAG
- a CDS encoding prolyl oligopeptidase family serine peptidase, with the protein MNFKPILITAGVLFSATFYSQKMNYPKAIKGNQTDTYFGTAVTDPYRDLENDSEPTRKWVDEEVAYSQNYLSKIPFREQIKKQLTDIWNYEKIGAPFKEGDYTYYYKNNGLQAQSVLYRTDNKTKTTEVFLDPNKFSEKGTTSLSSLSFNKKGNLAAYAISEGGSDWNKIIILDAITKKQIDETIVDVKFSGISWLGDEGFYYSSYDKPKEGTVLSGMTDKHKVYYHKLGTKQSADQLIFGGDKTPRRYLGAGVSEDQRYLIISAANATNGNEIYIKDLKNGGDFVQINKGFDINVNIVDTEGDNLFIFTDKDAPNMRLVKTTIQNPSPETWKDVIPETENVLGISSGGGYFFATYMVDAIDKVKQFDKTGKMIREIDLPGKGNVGGFGGKEKEKEMYYSFSNYITPGTTYKFNADTGKSEVYQKPKVKFNPEDYISEQVFYTSKDGTEVPMMINYKKGTKLDGKNPTILYSYGGFNVSLQPSFSVVNAIWMENGGIYAVPNIRGGGEYGKKWHDAGTKMQKKNVFDDFIAAGEYLQSKGYTSKEYMALSGRSNGGLLVGATMTMRPDLAKVAFPGVGVLDMLRYNKFTAGAGWSYDYGTAEDNKEMFDYLKSYSPVHNVKAGTCYPSTMIITSDHDDRVVPAHSFKFGAELQEKQKCANPILVRIEKNAGHGAGRATDQVISENADLISFALFEMGIKKLGK; encoded by the coding sequence ATGAATTTCAAACCAATCTTAATAACGGCTGGAGTCTTATTTTCAGCTACTTTTTATTCTCAGAAAATGAATTATCCTAAAGCAATAAAAGGAAATCAAACAGATACTTATTTTGGAACTGCCGTTACAGATCCTTACAGAGATTTAGAAAATGATTCTGAACCTACGAGGAAATGGGTGGATGAAGAAGTTGCATACAGCCAAAATTATCTTTCAAAAATTCCTTTCAGAGAACAAATTAAAAAACAATTGACTGATATCTGGAATTACGAAAAAATTGGTGCACCTTTCAAAGAAGGAGATTATACATATTATTATAAAAACAACGGACTTCAGGCGCAATCGGTTTTATATAGAACCGACAATAAAACAAAAACGACAGAAGTATTTTTAGATCCTAATAAATTTTCCGAAAAAGGAACGACGTCATTGTCTAGTTTATCATTCAACAAAAAAGGAAATTTAGCAGCGTACGCAATTTCCGAAGGTGGAAGCGACTGGAATAAAATCATTATCCTCGACGCCATTACCAAAAAGCAAATTGACGAAACCATTGTTGATGTAAAATTCAGTGGAATTTCGTGGTTGGGCGATGAAGGTTTCTACTATTCAAGCTATGACAAACCAAAAGAAGGAACGGTTTTATCAGGAATGACCGATAAACACAAAGTTTATTATCACAAATTAGGAACAAAACAATCCGCAGATCAATTGATTTTTGGTGGAGACAAAACTCCGAGAAGATATTTGGGAGCAGGAGTTTCTGAAGATCAGAGATATTTAATTATTTCTGCTGCGAATGCCACCAACGGAAACGAAATTTATATTAAAGATTTAAAAAACGGTGGTGACTTCGTTCAGATTAATAAAGGATTTGACATCAACGTGAATATTGTAGATACTGAAGGTGACAATCTTTTCATCTTTACCGATAAAGATGCTCCAAATATGCGTTTGGTAAAAACAACCATCCAAAATCCGTCTCCGGAAACGTGGAAAGACGTGATTCCTGAAACTGAAAATGTATTAGGAATTTCTTCAGGTGGTGGCTATTTCTTCGCTACCTATATGGTCGATGCGATTGATAAAGTGAAACAATTTGACAAAACCGGAAAAATGATCAGAGAAATTGACTTGCCAGGAAAAGGAAATGTCGGAGGTTTTGGTGGTAAGGAAAAAGAGAAAGAAATGTATTACTCTTTCAGCAATTATATTACACCGGGAACTACTTATAAGTTCAATGCTGATACTGGGAAATCAGAAGTTTATCAAAAGCCGAAAGTAAAATTTAATCCTGAAGATTACATATCCGAACAGGTTTTCTATACATCAAAAGACGGTACAGAAGTGCCGATGATGATCAATTATAAAAAAGGAACAAAGCTTGACGGCAAAAATCCCACGATTCTTTATTCTTACGGTGGTTTCAACGTCAGTTTGCAACCGTCATTCTCGGTAGTCAACGCAATATGGATGGAAAATGGTGGAATTTATGCTGTTCCAAATATCCGTGGTGGCGGTGAATATGGTAAAAAATGGCATGATGCAGGAACGAAAATGCAGAAGAAAAATGTATTCGATGACTTTATCGCAGCAGGAGAATATCTTCAAAGCAAAGGCTATACTTCAAAAGAATATATGGCACTTTCAGGCAGATCAAATGGCGGTCTTTTAGTTGGAGCAACCATGACGATGCGTCCCGATTTAGCTAAAGTTGCCTTTCCGGGAGTTGGCGTTTTAGATATGTTGAGGTACAATAAATTTACGGCAGGAGCAGGTTGGTCTTATGATTACGGAACTGCCGAAGACAACAAAGAAATGTTTGATTATCTTAAATCATATTCTCCGGTTCATAATGTAAAAGCAGGAACTTGTTATCCGTCAACGATGATTATTACAAGTGATCATGACGATAGAGTTGTTCCGGCTCACTCATTCAAATTCGGAGCAGAATTGCAGGAAAAACAGAAATGTGCAAACCCGATTTTGGTAAGGATAGAAAAAAATGCAGGTCACGGTGCAGGAAGAGCAACCGATCAGGTCATCAGCGAAAATGCAGATTTGATTTCTTTTGCTTTATTTGAAATGGGAATTAAAAAGCTAGGAAAATAG
- a CDS encoding cytochrome C: MKKLILSMILGSVFLVSCGPKSTAVSGPKYTATEQLAQGKTVFENSCNRCHKLPNPEKHDDMGWIKTLSRMAPKAKLTDIQHQMVYDYLISVNKK, encoded by the coding sequence ATGAAAAAGTTAATTTTAAGCATGATCTTAGGATCAGTATTTTTAGTTTCTTGTGGTCCGAAAAGTACAGCCGTGAGCGGACCAAAATATACTGCTACTGAACAGCTTGCACAAGGAAAAACAGTATTTGAGAACTCTTGCAATAGATGTCACAAACTTCCTAATCCGGAGAAGCATGATGATATGGGATGGATAAAAACTTTGAGCAGAATGGCACCGAAAGCCAAACTTACTGACATACAACACCAAATGGTTTATGATTATCTGATTTCTGTAAATAAAAAATAA